In the genome of Calothrix sp. PCC 6303, the window TCATAGAATCCTAGTCAATGGTGAAACTTGTCTCAATTACTTGTTCCGTACTTTTACCGCTCAACAGGAATTACACGAGTTTTTATAGATACATAATTTTTCGTAGAGAATGTAAAATAGGAAATTACATTTTGGCAGTTTTTAGTTAAATATACTTATAAGTTGCGATTTAAAGTATTTATTTATAATCTGAGATATACCCTAATCTTTGTAAAATTTGCTTCAAAACCATTGCTGTCCAATCCACATCTTCTAGGGTTGTATGGTGTCCTAAAGTCATTCTGATACCTGCCATTGCTGCTTTTTCGGAGTAACCCATAGCTATAAGTATGGGACTGGGGTTTATTTTGCCGCTATTACAAGCTGAACCTGCACTAATACCAATACCTGCAAGGTTCATTTGTCTAACTAAATTTCTGCCGTTAACAATTTCTCCATCTGCCTGTTCTATACAAACACTGACGTGGTGTGGTAAACGTTGCGACAAGTCTCCAGTAGCTACCAAACCAGGAATATCAGCCAATTGAGCGAATAGGCGATCGCGTAATAAAATCAACCTTGATGATTCGGTATCCAACTCCTGCATTGCCAACTCGGCAGCGATTCCAAACCCGGCAATTGTAGATACTGCTTGGGTACCAGAACGTAATTGCATTTCTTGCCCACCGCCCAAAAGTAAAGGGATTAATTCCACACCTGGACGGACGTACAAAGCACCCGCACCTTGTCCACCGTATATTTTATGGCTAGAAAGGCTCAATAAATCTACAGATAGTTTTTCCACATCAATTGGCAAACGCCCTACCGCTTGCACAGCATCAGTATGGAATAAAACACCTTTCTCGCGGGCGATTTTTGCCAATTCGGCTATAGATTGAACTGTACCAATTTCGCTTTGAGCAAAAATAATTGACACTAGCACCGTATTTTCTTGAATTGCCGCTGCTAAGTCTTGGGGATTAACTTTACCTTTGCTATCTACACCCAACCTGGTGATTTGCCACCCCCATAATTCCAGAACTCTGGCTGTTTCGGAAATTGCAGAATGTTCAACACTGGAAATAATCATGTGTTGAGGTTGACAATATAATCGGGCTACACCCATTAATGCCAGGTTATCAGCTTCCGTTCCACCCGCAGTAAAAATAATTGATTCTGGGTTAGAAGCACCAATTAAATTTGCTACCCGTATCCTTGCAGTTTCGATAACTGTCGCCGAACGTCCACCCCACTCGTGTAAACTGGAAGGATTACCCCATTGGTGTAGCAAGGTGTTGTGAATGAGTGCGATCGCTTCCGGGCGAGTAGGTGTAGTAGCACTATAGTCAAGATAGATTTGCATACCTTAATAAATTAAAACACTAGGCATTTAACTGGATGTTTAGGTGACAGAGATTTCCGAGGCAGCTTACTAGAGGCATTTTTGCCCAGTAACGTGCCGCGTTGGCTTCAATGAATATAGATGTAAACAAGATAAGACGGAAAATGTAAGGTTTCTTTAGTTCTTATATACTATATTCTCATATCACTGCATTTCTATATCTCTATATTGAGATGTTATATATTTTATTTTGGCTATTTTGGGAAAAATAAGACAGTCCACCGACAGTAATTATCAACAACCGCTGTGTTCGCTACATCTACTAAAAGACATCTTTTTTTGCCATTTTTTTTGTCATTAACTGTGACTGCTTGTCAGCAAGTAAAACCCCAAAATATTGCTTTAAAACCTTTGCCTCAAGATCCTTTGATCCAAGTTTACTTCAATCACAGCCAAACATCATCTTACCAAGAACCCTATCGTTCTCAAAAGCGTCCTGGAGATGACTTAGAACAACAAATTATTGATACTATTTACCAAGCAAAGTCATCAATCGATGTTGCAGTTCAAGAATTACGTTTACCTAAAATTGCCCAAGCCCTAGTGGAAAAACATAAATCCGGGGTAAAAATTAGGATTATTTTGGAAAATACCTATAATAAACCCTGGAGTAACCTAACTTCATCTGAAGTAAGTAAACTTAAACAAAGAGAACGAGAAAAATATCAGGATTATGCTCAATTTATTGATATCAATAAAGATGGTAAATTGAGTGAGGAAGAAATTAATCAACGGGATGCCTTAGCATTATTAAACAATGCCAAAATTCCCAAAATCGATGATACATCAGATGGGACTCGCGGCAGCGATTTAATGCATCACAAATTTGTAATTGTTGATAATCGCTTTTTAGTTGTAACCTCAGCTAATTTTACCATGTCTGACATACATGGCGATTTTAAAAATCTTGAAACATCTGGAAATGCCAATAACTTACTCAAAATTGATAGTCCTGAATTGGCAACCATCTTTACAGAAGAATTTAACTTGATGTGGGGTGACGAAAATAAGTTAGATAGGAAATTTGGATTAAAAAAAACGAATCGGGGAGTCAAAAAGATCAAATTAGGAAGTAGCCAAATTACAATTAACTTTTCACCAATCTCACCAACCCAACCCTGGATTAATAGTAGTAACGGGATAATTAATCAAACCCTAGAAATGGCAACAGAATCTGTAGATATGGCATTATTTGTATTCTCTGAACAAAGACTTGCTAATACTTTGGAAAATCGGCATCAAGAAAATGTAGATATCCGCGCCATAATTGATCGAAATTTTGCCTATCGCCCCTATAGTGAAGCCTTAGATATGATGGGTGTAGTTTTAAGTAATAAATGTAAATATGAAGCGAATAACCAACCCTGGAAAAATCCAATTAGTACGGTAGCTGTACCTGTTTTGCCAAAAGGTGATTTATTGCATCATAAATTTGCTATTGTTGATCATAAAATTGTGATTACAGGTTCTCACAATTGGTCTGAAGCGGCAAATCATGGGAATGATGAGACACTCCTATTAATTGATAATCCAGTAATTGCGGCTCATTATCAACGGGAATTTGACAGGATTTTTAAAAATTCTCAGCCCGGTTTACCGCAAAAAATTCAGACTAAAATTGACGTGGATAAAAAGCAATGTTCACAAATATATAATGCACCACTAAACTCAAATAAGTTAGCTAAGTAAATTATCTAAATTAGGAGAATATCTCAGCAGGTAAAGTATCCCCAACTTCTTGAATAAGTTGGGGATGTGGAAACAAATCAGTTTTACAATCAAATTGTTTGGGAGAACTCACAAATTGAGTGAAAGGGACAAAAACGGCAGTGATAACCTGGATTTGGAGGAAAAATGTCCGGAAAATCTTCTTCAGTATGGCAACTATGGACATCAATTTGATGTTTTTGAGCTATATTTGCTAATTCTAATTCCACGCAATCAAGCTCACTTTCACTCATATGAATTATTTCTGATTGCTTGATAAATTCTAAATTGTAGAACGACGCAACTACTCTGTATCCAGGATAAAGGTACCTCGCAGCTAATAAATATACTAATGCTTGTCTACGGTCAAAAGGTGATTTACCTGTTTTAAAATCTAATATATGTAATGTGTTATCAGATTCTGCAAATACACAATCCATGGTTGCATATAAACGAAAGCTGTAATTTTTGCTTTCGATCAAAATTGCTTTGGGAAAACCTTCATCCCCGCGAGTTAACAAAACGATACGTTTTCCTAGAAGTAAAGGTTGACTATGATATTTGTGAAGGATTTGTAGGACTCTGTGCTGGACTTCATCTGTTGTATTGCCCAAATCAAGTAGCTGTGCAACTTTTTCTACACCATCAGATTGATCCAAAAGTTGCTGGTTGTAATGAAACTCGTATATACCTTTCTGGGCTAACAATCCAATCCGCTGCGATGCTGTCGCTTTTCCTAATAATAGCTTGACTCGTGGCTCGTGTTGTCGCACCTTAATAAACCCTCTTCGCATTTGGCAGTGCCAATGTTGTTGTCCTGCGGTTGGGGCAATTAAAGACCAAAGATGGTAGCTGGCGAAAGGTCGCTCAGGAGTTGACATTGTTAGGGTACTATGGAGGAGAAATGAGTTTGCTGATTGGCAATTAAAAGCGGCTATTTCACAATAGTTGATTGAAAGAAAATGTCATGCACCGATCTCGAAGGATTAGGGACTTATAGAAAATAAAATATCCTGTGGTTTGGGCATATTGCCGGAAAATACAGTCAGGGATGCTCTGGGGTTTGGTGGGACGGAAACCGACACCGCCAACTTCTGTCTATTCCACAATGAAAAATTGGATAATTATTTAGCTGTAAGTCCCTTAAAATATTCCTGATTGTGATTATGCCTAAAATTACTGATACTATTGTGGCAAATATTAAAAAATAATGCTAACTAATCAAAAGTTATGTGAGCATCCAGTTTTGACAAATAGCCCATCAGGCTAAAAGTCTGGGGCTAATCGTGTGTACACCCTAGCCTATCGAGACTGGAGGCAGAAGCCTCCAAATATGCATTCCTTGCCGGAGACAAGGAAAAAGTTAGAGCAAAGATGTTGAGTGAAAATTCAACCTCTCAAAAAGCACAAAATCAACAGCCTAGGCAGAGCCACCCCAAATGTTTCCGCTATATAACGTCATATAAATTAGCTTCAAAGTTTTACCCCAACTACCCACTGCCTATTACCTTGTCATAACGACAATTTTTAACACCCACCTACTTAGTTTCGGCTACCCAATGCTTATTTGGGTCAATAACTCAGGGCTAAAGCCACTGAGCTTGGGGACTTCCAAGAAATAATTTCTCCAATTTTGTGGAGTGGGCTTCTAGCCCGCTCAATATAAGGACGGGCTGGAAGCCCATCCCACAAGAAATAATTTGGGTATTTTTTTATTTGGAAGTCCCTTGTAAGAAATCCGACAAGTCTTTGCAAGTTCCAGAGACTCACGCAGTTGATGCAATTACCTTAGCGTGTTCCGAGTTTCTTGAATACAAATCATGGGAAGGAACAAAAAGTCATGGTGGTAGTTGGATAGGCAAAGTCAATATAACTGAGTCGCAATTTACGATTTTACGTCGTCCACCAATCAGTCGCAGACAACTACATTTAATGGTTCCATCCAAGGGAGGTATTAGACGTAAATATGGCGGAACAGTTACAAAACACGGATTTAGAAAAGGAGACTACGTGAAAGCTACACAAGGAAATAAAACCCATTTGGGATGGGTTAGTGGAGATACAGAAAAACAAGTATCTGTATCTGATCAAGATTGGAAAAGATTAGGTCAATTTAGCAAAAACAAAGTATCACTAATTAAACGTTCAACCGGGTTAATTACCACGGTGGTTAAAACCACCCGTCTCGCTTCCCTCTCAGATCTAAAGACACTGAGTTTCCCGCATCCCGTGAGGTCTTTATGAAAAATCTTGCTAACCTCATTACCTCAGTAATAATAGCTATTTGGATAGTTTCAATTGCTATCATCTGTACTCAAAATGCTGAACCGATATCTTTGAAATTTCTTTCCTACGAGTCGATTAAAATTCCGTTTGGTTTGGTTGTCTCGTTTTGTGTTGCTTTCGGGGTCGTAATTACGGCTATTTTTCTCCCAGTTCTAAATATTACCAATGCGAGAACAAGTAGAAAATCTTTTTTGGATGATGAGCCAGAGTTTTTCGCTGACGATGAAGATTTTTAAAGACAGATCTATTGATGATTTATGCCGGATGTAATGGGCAATAACCGCTCACTCCCACACTCCCTGTCCAACTAACTCAATTACTGCACCAATCAATTCATCGGGCATTACTGGTTTGGCGAGGTGAGTCTGAAAACCTGCTGAGATGGCTTTTTGACGATCGGTATCTCCAGCATAAGCGGTAAGTGCGATCGCGGGAATGTTTCCACCTAGATATTTTGGTAGTTGACGAATTCGCTTGATCAAACTGTATCCGTCTTCTTGGGGCATTCCAATATCACTAACTATTAGATTTGGTTGGAATCTTTGGACGGCATCTATAGCTAATTCGGCTGATTCTACTGAGTTAGTTTTAGCACCTGAATCGGTAAGGGCGAAAGTTAAAAAGTTACGTGAGTCGTCATCATCATCAACTACTAAAATCTTGATACCAAGCAGAGGTTTGTCTTGGCTGCTAGGTTCGACAATTTCTGTGGTGGTGATTGAGGTTAAATTTTGTCCTAAGGTGCTGGAAGTTTTTGTTTCGGGACTGGGGATTAAAGGTATCTGTAGGGTAAATGTTGCACCTTTTCCTTCACCAGCACTACTGACATCAATTTTTCCACCGTGGAGTTCAGCAAGATGGCGAACTATTGCCAAACCTAGCCCTAAACCTCCAAATCTGCGGGTAGTGGAGCCATCTGCTTGACGGAAGGATTCAAATACGTAGGGTATAAAATCGCTTTTAATACCCATTCCCGTATCTTTGACGGTAATTTTAGCAAAATGCCTTGATTCTCCTTCCTGTTTTGCCAGTTGCAATAATACTTGAACCTCCCCACCCGTGGGAGTAAACTTGATGGCGTTAGAAACTAAGTTCCAGATAATTTGTTGTAGGCGGCTGGAGTCTCCCAAAACTCTAAATTTAAAATTATTTGCTTGGATGGGGTTATTTGTTGGGAGATAGCCATTCAAACTAGTATTATTACTAGCTTTAAATGTATTTAATATTTCATCTTCTAAAATCTGAAACTGTAAACTAATTGATTTAGCTTGTGCCGCCAGACGCATTGTGTCAATGGCAGCTTCGATAACTAGCACTAGATTAGTGGGTTGGGGATGTAGGGTTAATTTACCGCGAATAATCCGTGATACGTCCAGTAAGTCTTCGATGAGTTGGGTTTGAAGTTTGGCGTTGCGTTCGATGGTTTCTAAAGCTCGCTCAAAAGTGACGCTATCTAGCTTGCGGCTGCGTAATATTTTTGACCAACCCAAGATAGCATTAAGAGGCGATCGCAGTTCGTGTGAAAGTACTGCTAAAAACTCATCTTTGATGCTGTTGAGTTTTTCTAGTTCTTCTTTTTGCTCCCTTAATTCAGTTTCGTTTCTGCGTAATGCTTGTTCCACATTTTTGTAGTCGGTAACATCACGGGCGATTGTTAGAAGCGATCGCACTTCACCTGTAACCGAAAATTCTGGTTCTACCCTGGCTTGATAATAGCGCATCCCATTGGGTGACATAAAGTCAAATTCAAAAAAGCAGCCGATTCCGCTAGCAAAAACTTGACGCAATCTTTCTTCCCATTCAGCGTATATTTGCCGGGGGAATCCTAATTCAGCCGCATTTTTCCCAGTCAGTACAGATACTGGTATCCCTGTCGCTCCTTTAATTGCTGGATTAATGTATACATAACGCAACTGACCATCAATTCTGGCGATAACATCGGTGGAGTTTTCCACCAAGGCTTTAAATTCTTGTTCTCTCTCGTGCAGGTCGTTTTCAGCTTTCTTACGGGCATCGTGTTCCTCTACTTCCCGCAAAGCTCGCATAACTGATGGCACTATTCTGCCTAATCTTTGCTTGAGTACATAGTCAGTTGCACCTAGTTTGAGGGTATCTATAGCAACTTCTTCTCCCATAGTGGCAGTGACGAAAATAAATGGCGTATTGGGAGAATATTGCTGCGCTATTTCCAAAGCCGCAATCCCGTCAAATCCCGGCAACGAGTAGTCGGATAGTATCATATCGAACTTCTTTTGCTTCAGTGCCACTGTAAACTCATCTGCTGTGGTTACATGCATGAGTTCACAAGTTATGCCTCCCTCGGTGAGCGTGGCACGAATCAATTCGCTATCCAACAAACTATCTTCCAGCAAGAGAAACATAAGTTGTGACATATACTACCTTCTAAGTTTTATAATTTCACTTAATTCCTTGACCGTTGTTAATAGGTACAGGCATCGATCCTGGAGGTGTTTCGTTGATGATTGCCCAAAATAACCCTAAACCCTGAATTACATCCATAAATTCGTGAAAGTCGATAGGTTTCACGACATAAGCATTAGTACCAAGTTCGTAGCAACTTGTTAAATCTTGCTCTTCTCGTGATGATGTTAGAACTACTACTGGCACAGTCCGAAGAACAGGGTGCGTTTTCAGTTCTGCGAGGACTTCGATTCCATTTACTTTCGGTAATTTTAGATCCAGTAGTACCACTACTGGATTACCTTCACGCCGTAATCGATACATTCCTCGACGATATAAGTAATCTAAGGCTTCCTCTCCATCTCGAACAACTACCACCTCATTCCCAAGATGATTTTGTGCCAGTGAAGTCAGGATTAATTCCACATCATTAATGCTGTCCTCTACTAGGAGTATACGTTTGAGTTCCATCAAATTTTCTTTGTTCTCCACTCCTAAATTCCTTCTTGAAATGGTAGACTTTGGCGATTTTGGGGTAACGAGAAATAAAATGTTGCTCCAACATCAAGTTCGCCCTCTGCCCAAACGCGTCCACCATGGCGATGGATGATGCGTTGAACATTAGCTAAACCAACTCCTGTTCCTTCAAAGCGAGAATCGCTGTGTAGGCGTTGGAACACGCCAAATAATTTATTTACATACCGCATATTAAAACCAACTCCATTATCTTTGATGTAGAAGATGATTTCGTGAGAAATATTTTGAGATTGTAATGCAATAGGTGAGGAGTGAGAATCTAGATTTTTAACTATATTTTTAACTATGCCGATTTTAATCTCGGTAACTGTGCGAGTTTGACTGTATTTGAGGGCATTTCCCAAGAGGTTTCGCCAAACCAGACGTAACATGGAAGGATCCCCCTGAACTAGGGGAAGAGGTTCGATTTCCCAGTTAACTTGACGATTTTCAATGTCTGCTGCTAATTCTGTTTGTAGTTCTTGAATCAGTAGGTTCATATCGATGGTGATGTGGCGCATTTCGGTGCGACCCATGCGGGAAAATGCTAAAAGATCATCGATTAAGGTGCCTGCATTGGAGGTAGCTTCCAGGATGATGGAAATGTAACGTTTGCTGATGTCATCTAATCCTTGCTCAATGAGATGTTTTTTTAACATATCCATGAATCCGGCAATGTGACGAAGAGGTGCGCGCAGATCATGGGAAACTGAGTAAGAAAATGATTCTAGTTCTTTATTTGCAGCTTCTAGCTGGGCGGTGCGTTGCTTAACTCGATCTTCTAGAGTGGCATTTAATTGATAAATTTTAGCTTCTGCTTCTTCCCGTTCACGTAGTGCAAGTCTTTGTTGGGTGATGTCTACAACTAGTCCTAATAGATGGGTGGGAATGTTATTCGTATCGTAATAGAAACTACTTCTGACCCAAATCCAAGCCAGACTACCATCTGCTTTGAGAATTCGACACTCAAAACCCCAGTCTTGATAATTACTCAAGGCTTTTTCAAAGCCATTTTGAACTAACTCTCGATCTTCTGGGTGAACATGTTGGGAAAACTTATCAAAATTCCACTCTGGTAATAAGCTATCGTAACCAAATATTTGGTCATGACGTAGTGAACGTTTGGCAATTTTGGTGTTGATGTCTAAGTCCCAGTTACCTATGCGGGCGGCTTCCATGGAAAACCGTAACCTGGCTTCACTTTGTCGTAGTGCTTCTTGGGCTTTTTTTGGTTCGGTAACGTCGTGGGCGACAGCGTATACTAAGGTTGTATCGGTATCGAGAAAAGAATTCCACATAAACCATTTGTAAGAACCATCTCGGCAACGATAGCGATTTTCAAATTGGAGGACGTTTTCCCCCATATTTAATTTAGCGATCGCGTTTTCAGTTGCACCCACATCATCAGGATGAATCAAGTATACGAAGGGTTGATTTAGTAGTTCTTCTTCAGTCCAACCTAGGCATTTTTCAAAAGCCGGGTTGATGCGCTTGAAGTAACCATCTGTGCCAGCAATGCACAGCAAATCTATCGATACATTGAAGAAGCGATCGCGTTCTTGTTCGGCGCGCTTTTTATCTGTAATATCCAGGATGAAGACGACAAAACTATTTTGTTGTTCAGGAAATAGGGTATAACCTATCAAAATAGGTATGCGTGAACCATCTTTACGAATATATTCTTTTTCGTAAGGGGTACAAATTCCTGTTTCTTTGGCTTCGGTGATGCCGATTTCATCCAAGGAGGAAAATTCTTCAGGTGTTAAATTACGCCAATCAAGTTCGCCATTTTTTAGTTCTTGGAGACTGTAGCCAGTTATCTTCAAAAATGTGTCATTTGCTTCGTAAATTTCCCCGTTATCACCAGTAAACAAAATCCCAATTAAGCCAGATTCAGATAAAATCCGCAGTTGGATTTCTTTGGCTCGGATTGCTGTTTCCGCTTTGATGCGATCATCTATATCAGTACAAGTACCAAGCCAGTTAGTAATATCTCCTTGGGTATCATACATCGGTACTGCTTTTGTCAAAAACCATCGATAGGTTCCATCATGGCTTTTAAGGCGATGTTGGAGGTCATCCATTGGCTTTTTGCTATTGATGGCTGCTGTCCAATTTTGCACAAATTCTGGGAAGTCTTGGGGATGGATGACTTTTTGCCAATTCCAGGTAAATGTCGGTTGAATCCCTATGTAATCTAACCAGCGCTGATTCAGATAATCTACTGCCCCGTCACCATCAGAAAGCCAAACCAGTTGCGGCATATTTTCCACTAGTTGACGATAGCGGTATTCACTTTCTGCTAATGCAGCTTCTATGCGTTGACGAACAACTTCGTTGCGCTTCGTTTCGCTAATATCAATTGATATGCTAACAATGCCGATAATATTATTTAAATGGTCACGGTAAGGTGATTTAGTGGAAAGATAGGTAAGTTTTTCACCACTTAAGCTTACTGTCTCTTCAAACACATGTGTTTTTCCGGTTTCTATCACCAGACCATCATGTGCGACGATTTGCTGTGCTTCTTCCCAGTTTTCTAAAATATCAAAGTTAGTGTGACCAATTATTTCCTCTTCTGATTTCCCTAACACTGTGAGAATGGCAGGGTTGACGCTGAGGAAATGCCCTTGAATATCTTTAATACAAATTAGATTAGTTGTGGCATCGTTGATGGCATTTAGCATCACCATACTTTCCCGCAAACTGTTCTCCGCAGCTTGACTAGCAATTTCGGCTTGCTTGCGTTCATGAATATCGATGCTGGTACCTAAAATGTGACTTGCTTTGCCATCAGCATTTTGAATAACTTGACCTCTTACCATCATCCAGCGCCATGGGGATATTTCTTGCTGATGGATATCGGCAAAAATATTTATTTCTGTCCGATGTTCTACTTCAAAAACAACACCTGTGGAAATTCCTTCCTTGAAGGCATTAATTACGGCTGCATAGTCATCTGGATGTACCAATGCCATTATTTGGGCAAAAGGTTTGATTACAAAATGATTGTCATCAACAGCAGCGTTAAAAAAGGTGACTTCATCATTGCTGAGGTTGCGTTCCCAGAGGAATGTATTGGTAGCTGCTAGGGTATGCTGCAATCGGTTTTGCACATTCAGCAACTTGATTTGTGTTTGTTTGAGATCCTCGATATCGGTAGCTGTACCAACGAATCTGACGGCATCCCCGTTTTCATCTTTAATTGACACAGAACGCCATACATACCAGCGATATGTGCCATCATATTTACGGGAGCGAAACTCAACTTCTAGGGTTAAACCACCGTTTTTTAAAGTCTCTTCCCAAGCTTGAATTACTTTGGGTAAATCCTCTGGATGTATTACTTGATGCCAGTCTTGATACTTAATTTGTTCGGGTTTATAGCCAGTGCGATCGCGCCAATGGGAATTGGCATAAACCATCTGCCCTTGATTATCTAATACCCAAACCATTTGCGGCATTGCTTCAGCCAGGGTTCGGTACAGGGCTTCGCTATCTGCTAGTTTTGCTTGAGTTTGTTTTCGAGATGTAATGTCAAATGAAATACTTACTATCCCTGTAATATTACTACTGCTGTTGTTGTCGCAGTATGGTGATTTGGTTGAGAGGAAAATCCGACTTTCACCATTAATACTCAATGTTTCTTCAAATACTTGTACCCTGCCAGTTTCTATGACTTGACGATCATGTTCCATAATCGTTAAAGCTTGAGTGCGATCGCTTAAAAATTCTAAGTCTGTTTTGCCAACAATTTCTGCTTCGGACTTTCCTAAAAAGTAAAGTAATGATGGATTAGCTACTAGGACTTTGCCTTCTTTGTTTTTGACACAAATTAGAGTTGGTGTAGTTTGATTAATCGTATTTAGAATTGCCAAATCTTGCTGAAATTCGGCTTTGATCTCTCTTGGAAACGCCAGCAATTTTTGCTCAAGACTTACCCAAACTATCACCAAAAAAAATAATTCGTCGATTCCAAATTTATATATGACAAATATGTGCTGACATTCCGCAATTAGAAGTAAAATGCAGCTAGCAATCGCTAAAATTTCCCACACCCTAACGGGTTTATTTTTATTTTTATTGAATTCAAATAAACTGATTCCAATCAAAATTAAATATATAGCAATATCAACTTCACCCATTGCCAGACTGGGAATCCAGTCTTTGAAAATCGCCAAGTCAAAAACCAATCCCAAAAAAAGACTACAAATAACAATGATTAAAAATTTAATAATAAAATTGTTTTTGACGTTGGTTAAAGATTGAACTGCATCGGAACTAAGCATAATAGCAGTGAACTGGAATTGCCGAGGTAAGAAGTTTTGAATTGTAGCAATTTGAAAAAAGAATGCAATGGTTAGGTAAATCCATACCGTGTCACGCCCTACACACCTCAACTAAACAAAATGGATTAGTATGGTTGTCTCAAAGCGGGTACCTGATTAGTTATTAATTGAGTCTAGTCATTAGGCTTCACGGTGTTTAATTTGTTTGATCCCACAACATTCCAAATTAACATTAAAACCTCTGTCATCCCTTTGGGATGTACCTTTAGATAGATAAAATATTTTTGCACCCCAAATTATTGAAAAACTGAGGAACCTACTTCCTGTTTCAGCGAAAATATAATCTTACTCCCGTGCTTTTGCTTCTGGGGGAATAATCTCTGTCAAAACTCGACTACTACCATTATTTCCACCCTTGACAACTAAATTTTCCTGTTGCAGGTTGCCTGTGGCACTTTGTCCGGTAAAAGTCAGGGGTGGGTTAAGTTGCTGGTAAGTAACATTGCCGTTTGCTTCCACCAATTGGTTGTTTAAATACCAAGTTAATTTATTCGATTTCAAAGACTGACGGTTTTTGCCGATAGCGTTGACATTCCCCGTCAAATAAACCGTCTTTTGAGGGATTCGCAATTCCCCTTGATTACCTGTCACTAAGATGTTTTCAGTCCGATGAAAAACCCTAACTGGTGATTTTGTCAAGATGTTTTCGGTTGCTAGGTTCCAACTCATCAGATTGCTAATGATTTGGACTTGGGGTTCTGCTAACTCAATCTGGGCATTTTTGGTGATATTGATGATTTTAGTTTTCAAAAATACCTCAGCAGCGTCACCCTTGCCTCTATCGGTAATTTGGTTATTTTTATAGCGCTGAAATTGAATTACGCGATCGCATATCAGTTTCTCATCTTTCAGCAGCCAGGTTAAATGTTCTGTCTGCATCTGTACAGTTGGTTCTTCGGCAGATTTTGCTGCGACTCCACCAAAAAAATCCACCCTTTGTTCGCGGGTTTTGACTCTTGCTTCTTTGGCAACTGCTTGGAGTTGTTTATGAGTCCCATTTAATTGATTTCGCACAATTAATAAATCTTCTTTGGGTCGCCATTCTAGCTCATTTCCCCGCAAAACTATGCCATTATTGGGATCTGTAGCGATTATTTTGCCTTTCAGTTGTAATTGCTTACCGTCTTCTTCGATA includes:
- a CDS encoding PAS domain S-box protein — protein: MLSSDAVQSLTNVKNNFIIKFLIIVICSLFLGLVFDLAIFKDWIPSLAMGEVDIAIYLILIGISLFEFNKNKNKPVRVWEILAIASCILLLIAECQHIFVIYKFGIDELFFLVIVWVSLEQKLLAFPREIKAEFQQDLAILNTINQTTPTLICVKNKEGKVLVANPSLLYFLGKSEAEIVGKTDLEFLSDRTQALTIMEHDRQVIETGRVQVFEETLSINGESRIFLSTKSPYCDNNSSSNITGIVSISFDITSRKQTQAKLADSEALYRTLAEAMPQMVWVLDNQGQMVYANSHWRDRTGYKPEQIKYQDWHQVIHPEDLPKVIQAWEETLKNGGLTLEVEFRSRKYDGTYRWYVWRSVSIKDENGDAVRFVGTATDIEDLKQTQIKLLNVQNRLQHTLAATNTFLWERNLSNDEVTFFNAAVDDNHFVIKPFAQIMALVHPDDYAAVINAFKEGISTGVVFEVEHRTEINIFADIHQQEISPWRWMMVRGQVIQNADGKASHILGTSIDIHERKQAEIASQAAENSLRESMVMLNAINDATTNLICIKDIQGHFLSVNPAILTVLGKSEEEIIGHTNFDILENWEEAQQIVAHDGLVIETGKTHVFEETVSLSGEKLTYLSTKSPYRDHLNNIIGIVSISIDISETKRNEVVRQRIEAALAESEYRYRQLVENMPQLVWLSDGDGAVDYLNQRWLDYIGIQPTFTWNWQKVIHPQDFPEFVQNWTAAINSKKPMDDLQHRLKSHDGTYRWFLTKAVPMYDTQGDITNWLGTCTDIDDRIKAETAIRAKEIQLRILSESGLIGILFTGDNGEIYEANDTFLKITGYSLQELKNGELDWRNLTPEEFSSLDEIGITEAKETGICTPYEKEYIRKDGSRIPILIGYTLFPEQQNSFVVFILDITDKKRAEQERDRFFNVSIDLLCIAGTDGYFKRINPAFEKCLGWTEEELLNQPFVYLIHPDDVGATENAIAKLNMGENVLQFENRYRCRDGSYKWFMWNSFLDTDTTLVYAVAHDVTEPKKAQEALRQSEARLRFSMEAARIGNWDLDINTKIAKRSLRHDQIFGYDSLLPEWNFDKFSQHVHPEDRELVQNGFEKALSNYQDWGFECRILKADGSLAWIWVRSSFYYDTNNIPTHLLGLVVDITQQRLALREREEAEAKIYQLNATLEDRVKQRTAQLEAANKELESFSYSVSHDLRAPLRHIAGFMDMLKKHLIEQGLDDISKRYISIILEATSNAGTLIDDLLAFSRMGRTEMRHITIDMNLLIQELQTELAADIENRQVNWEIEPLPLVQGDPSMLRLVWRNLLGNALKYSQTRTVTEIKIGIVKNIVKNLDSHSSPIALQSQNISHEIIFYIKDNGVGFNMRYVNKLFGVFQRLHSDSRFEGTGVGLANVQRIIHRHGGRVWAEGELDVGATFYFSLPQNRQSLPFQEGI
- a CDS encoding response regulator, with translation MELKRILLVEDSINDVELILTSLAQNHLGNEVVVVRDGEEALDYLYRRGMYRLRREGNPVVVLLDLKLPKVNGIEVLAELKTHPVLRTVPVVVLTSSREEQDLTSCYELGTNAYVVKPIDFHEFMDVIQGLGLFWAIINETPPGSMPVPINNGQGIK
- the lptC gene encoding LPS export ABC transporter periplasmic protein LptC → MTLTGCSGKPQPQKSPQDISPQDKESRLTVFGGSLEQFDEAGRPIWKINAQRAKYNKEQKLGQLENPYGELYQDGKVVYKVNAEIADIEEDGKQLQLKGKIIATDPNNGIVLRGNELEWRPKEDLLIVRNQLNGTHKQLQAVAKEARVKTREQRVDFFGGVAAKSAEEPTVQMQTEHLTWLLKDEKLICDRVIQFQRYKNNQITDRGKGDAAEVFLKTKIINITKNAQIELAEPQVQIISNLMSWNLATENILTKSPVRVFHRTENILVTGNQGELRIPQKTVYLTGNVNAIGKNRQSLKSNKLTWYLNNQLVEANGNVTYQQLNPPLTFTGQSATGNLQQENLVVKGGNNGSSRVLTEIIPPEAKARE